A genomic segment from Deltaproteobacteria bacterium encodes:
- a CDS encoding HesA/MoeB/ThiF family protein, whose translation MNLRDQILKCAKPYLAPNKQTLSTISLKERDAIATSCGLPKREVEIAALDLEVWPQRYLRNAGSLGLAGQKKLLQSRALLIGVGGLGGTIAQLLARMGLGTLILADGDFFSEDNLNRQAFSLEQNIGQGKVQVACSEILKINAATEVEIFAGFVKENELASLIRGVNVAMDALDNMPTRFLLEKVCKEGKVPLVHGAVAGFSGQVTTIYPEDVGFKAFYGESQTTPEKGIEVELGNLAGIVSTVASLQVQEVIKIITGLGRPLRNRLLFLDSLNGSAEIISLK comes from the coding sequence ATGAACCTCCGTGACCAAATTTTAAAGTGCGCCAAGCCTTACCTGGCCCCGAATAAACAAACCCTTTCCACTATCTCTTTAAAAGAGCGGGACGCCATTGCCACTTCTTGTGGCCTGCCAAAACGGGAAGTGGAGATCGCAGCTTTAGACCTCGAAGTATGGCCGCAGCGTTACCTCCGGAATGCCGGTTCCCTAGGCCTCGCCGGCCAGAAGAAGCTCCTCCAATCTCGGGCCCTCCTCATTGGTGTTGGCGGGTTGGGCGGGACTATCGCCCAGCTTCTAGCCCGGATGGGCCTGGGTACTCTTATCCTTGCGGATGGTGATTTTTTCAGTGAAGACAACCTGAACCGCCAGGCTTTCTCCTTAGAACAGAATATTGGCCAGGGCAAGGTCCAGGTGGCTTGTTCTGAAATCCTGAAAATCAACGCCGCCACGGAAGTCGAAATCTTTGCCGGATTTGTCAAGGAAAATGAACTTGCCAGCCTTATTAGGGGCGTTAATGTGGCCATGGATGCCCTGGATAATATGCCTACTCGATTCTTGTTGGAAAAAGTATGTAAAGAAGGTAAAGTCCCTCTGGTCCACGGAGCCGTTGCCGGTTTCAGTGGCCAGGTGACAACCATATATCCCGAAGATGTCGGTTTTAAAGCTTTCTATGGAGAATCCCAAACAACCCCAGAGAAAGGGATCGAGGTGGAGCTGGGAAATTTGGCTGGGATCGTTTCCACCGTCGCCTCTCTCCAAGTGCAGGAAGTGATTAAAATCATCACCGGCCTCGGCCGGCCCCTCCGCAACCGCCTGCTTTTCCTTGATTCTCTGAATGGCTCGGCTGAAATTATTTCCCTGAAGTAG